From Pusillibacter faecalis, one genomic window encodes:
- a CDS encoding branched-chain amino acid ABC transporter permease: MVNILISGILRGGMYVLIALGLALVYGVMRIPNFAHGEYYLIGAYAAYFALVSFGWPPAVAILFAAVVGFVFGAVIEKLTFAPLRKRNTGDWVTNAFMIGAGIQLIIQNGAQYIFSANYFGVEKLWDGNVAVAGFNISYDRLIAFGIAMVTLGVFWLFLKKTKIGISILAVAEDETGAMLMGVDIKKIHTFTYALSCMLAALAGGALLSVTPAYPTMGTAPNLAAWFTVILVGVGNLSAVIVGGFIVGLIEVASTYVVGAAWQNVISLSVIILILLFKPAGLFGRKQKV; this comes from the coding sequence ATGGTTAATATATTAATTAGCGGTATTCTCAGAGGCGGTATGTATGTACTCATAGCCTTGGGACTCGCGTTGGTATATGGCGTTATGCGGATTCCCAATTTTGCACATGGTGAGTACTACCTGATTGGCGCCTATGCTGCATATTTTGCATTGGTGTCATTTGGATGGCCGCCTGCTGTCGCAATTCTTTTTGCAGCTGTTGTAGGATTCGTTTTTGGCGCAGTAATCGAAAAACTGACCTTTGCCCCTCTTCGCAAGCGCAACACTGGAGACTGGGTAACCAATGCGTTTATGATCGGTGCCGGAATCCAGTTGATTATTCAAAACGGCGCTCAGTATATTTTCTCTGCGAATTATTTCGGCGTGGAGAAACTCTGGGACGGAAATGTAGCGGTTGCCGGATTCAACATCTCTTACGACAGACTCATTGCATTTGGGATCGCTATGGTAACGCTGGGTGTCTTTTGGCTGTTCCTAAAAAAGACGAAAATTGGCATTTCCATCTTGGCAGTGGCGGAAGACGAAACGGGAGCCATGCTGATGGGCGTAGATATTAAAAAGATTCACACATTTACCTATGCTTTGAGCTGTATGTTGGCAGCACTGGCCGGCGGGGCCCTGCTGTCCGTGACCCCGGCCTATCCGACCATGGGCACCGCGCCCAACCTGGCCGCGTGGTTCACGGTGATTTTGGTGGGCGTGGGCAATCTGAGTGCTGTGATTGTGGGCGGCTTTATCGTAGGCCTGATTGAGGTAGCGTCAACTTATGTCGTCGGTGCCGCATGGCAGAATGTCATTTCGCTTTCGGTCATTATCCTGATTCTGCTCTTTAAACCAGCGGGTCTGTTTGGTCGAAAGCAGAAGGTGTGA
- a CDS encoding HAD hydrolase-like protein — protein sequence MNRLLPKAISFDIYGTIIDWEGGTVDWYKKFFEKYKITGVSAAEIESAWEKLQFEYIRNYRPFRDVLMDTFKTTAWYYGFPYSEEDVISFADEMAKMRAFPDAKEGMEMIRSLGIKVCALSNVDNDIITESFRHEGIVMDAIVTAEDVGCYKPHYPGFLKSQEVMGCTAEEMHHAAFGFKYDCVPGNALGYTTVWIRRADMLRDAMDQEDLSFGDLKSYAIYLKGLKAIDEENGLVY from the coding sequence ATGAACAGACTACTTCCGAAGGCCATCAGTTTTGATATCTACGGTACGATCATTGACTGGGAAGGCGGCACGGTGGACTGGTACAAGAAGTTTTTCGAAAAGTACAAGATCACCGGTGTCTCTGCTGCAGAGATTGAAAGCGCTTGGGAAAAGCTTCAGTTTGAATATATCCGCAATTATCGTCCCTTCCGGGATGTTTTGATGGACACCTTCAAGACTACAGCCTGGTATTATGGGTTCCCTTACAGTGAGGAGGATGTCATCAGCTTTGCCGACGAAATGGCTAAGATGAGGGCTTTTCCTGACGCCAAGGAGGGCATGGAAATGATTCGTTCCCTTGGCATCAAGGTATGCGCTCTCTCCAACGTGGACAACGACATCATTACTGAATCTTTCCGCCATGAGGGAATCGTCATGGACGCTATTGTCACTGCTGAAGACGTGGGATGCTACAAGCCTCATTATCCAGGGTTCCTGAAGTCACAGGAGGTCATGGGCTGCACGGCGGAGGAAATGCACCATGCTGCGTTCGGCTTTAAGTACGACTGCGTACCCGGTAATGCCTTGGGCTACACCACAGTCTGGATTCGCCGGGCGGACATGCTTCGCGACGCCATGGATCAGGAGGACCTAAGCTTCGGTGACCTCAAGAGCTATGCAATCTACCTTAAGGGGCTCAAAGCCATTGATGAAGAGAACGGACTTGTGTACTGA